The sequence below is a genomic window from Nostoc flagelliforme CCNUN1.
CCCTCGTCAAAGAGATTACTTACAACAGCGCTTCAAGTACCATTTGATTCGGTTTGCCTTGTTACATCGTTGGGAATTAGTTCACGAGTGGCTGGAAGCTTCTTTGCACACCAATTTGGGCTTAACTCCCCAGCAATGGCAAGTATACACAGCACAGCTGGACAATAAGCAACGATCTTTACTAGAGTTGAAGCAACAAGGACAAGCCGATGAAAAAATCGCAAAAACTTTAGGGCTGTCAATGGCACAACTTCAAAAACGATGGTTTAAGATTCTTGAGCAAGCTTGGGAAATTCGTAACTCATTAGTGTCCGGATCAGGTGCATCTACTCATGAATAGTGACTCAGAATCCTTACAATCTCAGTGTTTCGGTTGGTTATTGACAGATGATGTCAAAAATAACGACCAATCTGTAGAATGTGAGGAAAATGACGGGGTAAAAAACCTCCACAATGAAGCCACTGCTTCAAAAAGCAGTGAGCCAAAATTGGGAGGAACACCCCAGACCTTTCAATTGGGAGAAATTCCTACTGTGCTAGATCGTTTTCAATCCGTCCTTAAGCATCGCTTACAAATCCAAGCCCAAGACCACCCACCTTTGTTTCCTTGGGAAACACAATTAATCGACTATCCCGATTTTGTTGATGAGCCGTCAATGACGCTCGTTCCTACCTGGGGGTGGATGGTACAACAGTCGAAACTGAACCTGCCGCGTCCGTTACCGGAGAGAGTTTTTCAGCAATTGCTGGAAAAATGTCAGGCGATGGTGACATCTTCCATGCCTCTGGGAGCAAAATTAGTTCAAGTGGTGGAGAACTTTTTTCCCAACGAATCTCAAGCACTAAACGATATTGCGGGGTTGGTGCTAAGAAGCACCTATCGTTCTGTAAGCACTCTGGAGACAATGCCCAATATTCAGAGCGATTATTCAGATTTACAACCGCGTCAACAAATGGCTTTGTCGTTGCTGGCGGCTAAACAACTGCTGGAAAATCTGACTCTACCACTTTCAGCAGCTAGTCCGGTGGTAGAAAGACAATGGCTAACCACTGTCGGTAATTTGAACATCAGAGTAGAGTATCAGTCTGTAGGTAAGCTTACGAAGTTACTTGTTCAGGCTGAGTTACCCGTTAAAGGAACTTTGACACTTCGCGGAAGTGGAACTTTAGCAATGGCAACATCTTCAACTCCGGGATACTTAAGTGTAGAGTTAGGCTGCGAGCAACTTAACTCAACTTATACTTTGGAAGTTGAGTTTCCAGAAATAGACGAACAGCCGCTTTTGTTTGTCATTAATCCCACTGTGTAACTTTAATTGCCACCGCTAGTACATAATGCGAAATATCTTAAGGTAACTATTGCCTAGCTGTTGCCTTGGGGCTTTTTCCGTCTCTAGATACTACTAGCAACAGGGTGCTTACTTATACGTAAAGTGTGTTTACGGTTAACCAGTGGGTGTAAACTCACCCTCCACCCCATAATTGATTTTTTATGGGTACTCATCAGTCTACTGGGTTAATAGCAAAGCCTGGGGAACGAGTTAGTTTATTGTGTTGTGCTGATTTCGCTTTTATTTTACCAAGCCAGCAATTTTTCACAACGAATTTATTCGGTTGTGTTGCTTTTTTTATACAAAATTATGTTCACGCTTGGCGTTACAGTTCGCAGTAACGTTATATCATGTTCGCTTGATTGCTTATTTAAACCCAAGAACCCCTCCCCGCTCTTCGAGAGGGGGCTATGATGCTATCTCATGTAATTAGCAAACGCTATAAAGTAAAATTTTTTAAAATTTGAAACTCCTGCGAGGAATTTAATTTGTAAAATACGCGCTAAACCTTCATAGATGCGTGAAGGCAGGATAAGAAA
It includes:
- a CDS encoding PatU, whose amino-acid sequence is MNSDSESLQSQCFGWLLTDDVKNNDQSVECEENDGVKNLHNEATASKSSEPKLGGTPQTFQLGEIPTVLDRFQSVLKHRLQIQAQDHPPLFPWETQLIDYPDFVDEPSMTLVPTWGWMVQQSKLNLPRPLPERVFQQLLEKCQAMVTSSMPLGAKLVQVVENFFPNESQALNDIAGLVLRSTYRSVSTLETMPNIQSDYSDLQPRQQMALSLLAAKQLLENLTLPLSAASPVVERQWLTTVGNLNIRVEYQSVGKLTKLLVQAELPVKGTLTLRGSGTLAMATSSTPGYLSVELGCEQLNSTYTLEVEFPEIDEQPLLFVINPTV